A window from Citrobacter amalonaticus encodes these proteins:
- a CDS encoding MBL fold metallo-hydrolase, which produces MNITHIRNATQLITFGGKTFLVDPMLAPQGAYPGFPGTARAEIRNPGVELPCDINTLLQADVLIVTHLHADHWDEVAAKVVPKEKPIYVQNDQDAQILREQGFSQLTVLTDETRLGEVTLRKTGGQHGSDRLYAIPAMAERMGDACGVIFQHPQEKTLYLVGDTIWRDEVESNFITFQPDVVVLNAGFAHVIGFGAIIMGAEDVLKTHFVLPDAQIVAVHMEAINHCLLTRAALREYARDNQIAECVRVPEDGETLTF; this is translated from the coding sequence ATGAACATTACCCATATTCGCAACGCCACCCAGTTGATTACCTTTGGCGGCAAAACCTTTCTGGTCGATCCGATGCTCGCCCCGCAGGGCGCGTATCCCGGTTTTCCCGGCACGGCGCGGGCCGAAATCCGCAATCCTGGCGTAGAACTTCCGTGCGACATCAACACCCTGTTGCAGGCGGACGTCCTGATCGTCACCCATCTTCATGCGGACCACTGGGACGAGGTCGCCGCAAAGGTCGTGCCGAAAGAGAAGCCGATATATGTGCAAAACGACCAGGATGCGCAAATCCTGCGGGAACAGGGTTTCAGCCAACTCACCGTACTGACGGACGAGACCCGATTAGGTGAGGTAACCCTGCGCAAAACGGGCGGTCAGCACGGTTCCGACCGGCTGTACGCCATTCCCGCCATGGCCGAGCGGATGGGCGATGCCTGCGGGGTAATCTTCCAGCATCCGCAAGAAAAAACGCTGTATCTGGTTGGCGATACGATCTGGCGCGATGAGGTTGAAAGCAACTTCATCACCTTCCAGCCGGATGTGGTGGTCCTGAACGCCGGGTTTGCCCACGTGATCGGTTTTGGCGCGATTATCATGGGCGCAGAAGATGTGCTGAAAACCCACTTCGTTCTGCCCGACGCGCAGATTGTGGCTGTTCACATGGAGGCGATAAACCACTGCCTGCTAACACGCGCGGCGCTCAGGGAATACGCGCGCGATAACCAGATTGCAGAATGTGTCCGGGTGCCGGAAGATGGAGAAACCCTGACGTTTTAA
- a CDS encoding GlxA family transcriptional regulator, with product MRPVTVAIVAVEDFSPFHFSVPCIMFSEKAATKKRFEVQICAEVPGVVTSVEGFSVTARQGFAALTGADIVIVPWWGTTAIRPPQSLLDALVQARQNGAQVVGLCLGAFVLGYAGLLDGRRAATHWEFEADFQTRFPAARLDINALYVDDDGIITSAGTAAALDCCLYLIRQRFGTSVANQIARRMIVPPHREGGQAQFIAQPVAKNTQDQRINGLLEYLRQHSHEQHDLDSLAQKVMMSRRTLTRHFMKATGSSVAEWLIAERLRRSQELLESSRLPVERIATEVGFLSPVTWRQHFKSRFGVSPAEWRKTFQGVTQADSE from the coding sequence ATGCGCCCTGTTACCGTCGCGATCGTCGCCGTTGAAGATTTTAGTCCGTTTCACTTCTCAGTGCCGTGCATCATGTTCAGTGAAAAAGCGGCAACGAAGAAACGCTTTGAGGTGCAGATTTGCGCAGAAGTCCCCGGCGTGGTCACCTCTGTTGAAGGCTTTTCCGTTACTGCCCGCCAGGGATTTGCAGCGCTGACGGGGGCTGATATCGTGATTGTTCCCTGGTGGGGGACGACCGCGATTCGCCCACCGCAGTCGCTACTCGATGCGCTGGTTCAGGCCCGGCAAAACGGCGCCCAGGTGGTCGGGTTATGCCTTGGCGCATTTGTTCTCGGTTACGCAGGACTGCTCGACGGCAGACGCGCCGCTACCCACTGGGAGTTTGAAGCCGATTTTCAGACGCGTTTTCCCGCCGCGCGCCTGGATATCAACGCCCTGTACGTCGACGATGATGGCATCATCACCTCGGCCGGTACCGCCGCTGCGCTAGACTGTTGTCTGTATCTCATTCGCCAACGGTTTGGCACTTCGGTGGCGAATCAGATTGCGCGCCGGATGATTGTGCCACCGCATCGCGAGGGGGGGCAGGCGCAGTTTATTGCCCAACCGGTGGCGAAAAACACCCAGGATCAACGGATTAACGGCCTGCTGGAGTACCTTCGCCAGCATAGCCACGAACAGCACGATCTGGACTCGCTGGCGCAAAAGGTGATGATGAGTCGCCGCACTCTGACCCGTCATTTTATGAAAGCCACTGGCTCAAGCGTTGCTGAATGGCTGATTGCTGAACGTCTACGCCGCAGCCAGGAACTGCTGGAATCCTCCCGGCTGCCCGTCGAGCGTATCGCCACAGAGGTCGGTTTTCTGTCTCCGGTGACCTGGCGACAGCATTTTAAGTCCCGCTTCGGCGTCAGCCCGGCAGAATGGCGAAAAACCTTTCAGGGTGTAACGCAAGCAGATTCTGAGTGA
- a CDS encoding autotransporter outer membrane beta-barrel domain-containing protein, producing MQHFNKNKIALLLASLFISPGLVIGATIHVDGSFPYTAQSNTGTHGISGGSEGAGAGYVLSPNPETTAADNSVSVGSGTTIKGGNGYAGGDGADGMTGNNVTITNGGAITGGDGSYSVSGSGTGGVGISGSDLSITNSRTGSITGGEGDRYSASGAGISGNSLMITNDGAITGGDGSYGYDDYSGRSGIGGAGISGTDLTIINTYRITGGEGDSSGVGGDAISGSAMTITNSGAILGGEGGYGYDGAEGGNAGAGISGSNMVIDNIARGSITGGRGESGSAGGDAISGTDLRITNGGSIVGGEGGFGYGENAGNAGAGISGSNMTINNLAGGSVTGGEGGYGGLDDAGGAGMPSAGGAGILGNNMTITNAGSVTGGDGGFSGGQTTGPDGADGGAGIYGNHLTITNMASGSIVGGEGSYGGAGSDSNNGGNGGTGIVGDSLTIMNNGSIVGGRASNGRNGGTNGAGGAAISGSNLTIINNRVITGGAPYSSGGEAGAAISLSGGNNMLTLNTDSTITGDIRLADGATTLQIVSNDEANRAINGNLTVGQSASVTLAEQPIEFSGNASFADGAALTLGSDVSLKAASLTVGDNASLNANITHWDMQDILLVETTNGITGAFSYSNALVAGMNQPDFAYINAGSRVIKYSLYWNGLDSDAHGTFTLDEGRTFDLGVALADNTVQVNPAWDGKSLTKAGEGTLILSAENTYTGSTFVSEGMLKTTTSNAFASTSGVIVGEEGTLNLNGNSQTVNALDNRGTLLIDDDGVPPSSPLNVMLTGDVTNSGNIILNNSVTSAGNILTINGDYAGNGGTLSLGTVLGGDNSLTDKLVITGNATGTTYVHVNNENGSGALLHEGIKIIETGSSTPEAFVQRGRIVAGSYEYHVKQGTAAGSDRNNWYLTHLADTPVPDDSPDVIDNDRPAPGDPSDAVNLYRPEGGSYASNLAAANTLFNTRLQDRQGGSWYTDPATGERHMTSLWLRTSGGHSKGRMSDDQNTSSSNRVVVQIGGALLQGSVNGTDGYQLGVMAGYGKQDNDIHNSLSGYDSRGEVSGYSAGLYGTWYQNAVDKTGLYVDSWVLYNWFDNTVKGDEIAQESYKSKGLTASLESGYAFHLGSFMAADDIESNVYLRPQAQVTWMGVKANDHTEKNGTRVQGQGDNNIQTRLGMRLYVNGKSAAEKGTVREFEPFIEANWIHNSKQYGVRMNDTSTSLQGSRNVGEVKVGVEGRLTRDLSVWGNVAQQMGHNGFRDTSGVLGIKYQF from the coding sequence ATGCAACATTTTAATAAAAATAAAATAGCGTTATTGCTTGCTTCACTCTTTATTTCCCCTGGACTGGTAATCGGTGCCACGATTCATGTTGATGGCTCATTTCCTTATACGGCGCAATCCAACACAGGGACTCACGGGATTAGCGGCGGCAGTGAAGGCGCCGGAGCCGGGTATGTCTTATCGCCGAACCCGGAAACGACCGCGGCGGATAACAGCGTAAGCGTTGGCAGCGGCACCACGATTAAAGGCGGTAATGGCTACGCTGGCGGCGACGGTGCTGACGGAATGACCGGTAATAATGTAACCATCACTAACGGCGGAGCAATTACGGGCGGTGATGGGAGCTATAGCGTTAGCGGCAGTGGCACAGGGGGGGTGGGAATCTCGGGTTCTGACCTGTCGATAACCAATTCTCGTACTGGCTCTATCACCGGTGGCGAAGGGGACAGATATTCCGCTAGCGGTGCGGGTATCTCAGGTAACAGCCTCATGATCACCAACGATGGTGCTATCACCGGAGGCGATGGCAGTTACGGTTATGATGACTACAGCGGTAGGAGCGGTATTGGCGGTGCTGGAATATCCGGCACTGACCTGACGATTATCAATACTTATCGTATTACCGGTGGTGAAGGCGATTCCAGTGGCGTGGGAGGCGATGCCATTTCGGGTTCTGCGATGACCATAACCAACAGCGGCGCTATTCTTGGTGGCGAAGGGGGCTATGGCTATGATGGGGCTGAAGGTGGCAATGCCGGCGCCGGAATATCCGGCAGTAATATGGTGATTGATAATATTGCCCGTGGGTCAATTACGGGTGGTCGAGGCGAATCCGGCAGCGCAGGTGGCGATGCGATATCGGGTACCGACCTGAGAATCACCAACGGCGGATCCATTGTCGGGGGCGAAGGAGGGTTTGGCTACGGAGAGAATGCCGGCAATGCTGGCGCGGGAATATCCGGCAGCAATATGACCATTAACAATTTAGCCGGTGGTTCCGTGACCGGCGGTGAAGGCGGCTATGGCGGTCTGGACGATGCCGGCGGTGCCGGGATGCCCAGCGCAGGGGGCGCGGGAATACTGGGTAATAATATGACAATCACCAATGCGGGATCGGTTACCGGTGGTGATGGGGGTTTTTCTGGCGGTCAGACAACAGGCCCCGACGGCGCAGACGGTGGTGCAGGCATATATGGTAATCATCTGACCATAACCAATATGGCCAGCGGTTCGATCGTCGGTGGCGAGGGATCCTACGGTGGCGCTGGCAGTGATAGCAACAACGGTGGTAACGGTGGTACCGGAATCGTCGGCGACAGTCTGACGATTATGAATAACGGCTCTATTGTAGGAGGGCGAGCCAGCAATGGCAGAAACGGTGGCACTAACGGTGCAGGTGGCGCAGCGATATCCGGCAGTAACCTGACGATAATCAATAACCGCGTGATTACCGGCGGCGCTCCGTACTCGAGCGGTGGCGAAGCTGGCGCGGCTATCAGTCTTAGCGGCGGCAACAACATGCTGACACTGAATACCGACTCGACTATCACCGGCGATATCAGGCTGGCCGATGGCGCGACAACGTTGCAGATCGTCAGTAATGATGAAGCAAACAGAGCCATCAACGGTAATCTGACGGTGGGTCAGTCGGCCAGCGTGACGCTGGCTGAACAGCCGATTGAATTTTCCGGTAATGCTTCGTTTGCCGATGGGGCAGCGCTCACCCTTGGCAGTGACGTCAGCCTCAAGGCGGCATCGCTTACTGTTGGCGACAACGCCTCGCTTAACGCCAACATTACCCACTGGGATATGCAGGACATTCTTCTGGTTGAAACCACAAACGGGATTACGGGCGCTTTTTCTTACAGTAATGCCCTCGTGGCAGGCATGAACCAGCCGGACTTTGCTTATATCAACGCAGGTTCTCGAGTCATTAAGTACTCTCTGTACTGGAACGGGCTGGATTCGGATGCGCACGGAACGTTCACGCTTGATGAGGGCAGAACCTTCGATCTCGGCGTCGCGCTGGCGGACAATACGGTGCAGGTCAATCCGGCCTGGGACGGTAAAAGCCTGACCAAAGCGGGAGAAGGCACGCTGATACTGTCAGCGGAAAATACCTATACGGGGTCGACTTTTGTCAGTGAAGGCATGCTGAAGACGACCACGTCGAATGCATTTGCCAGTACCTCCGGCGTCATCGTCGGCGAGGAAGGGACGCTTAACCTTAACGGCAACAGCCAGACCGTCAACGCGTTGGATAACCGTGGCACCTTGCTGATTGATGATGATGGTGTTCCGCCTTCCTCACCTCTCAACGTCATGCTGACGGGCGATGTGACGAATAGCGGCAATATCATTCTTAACAACAGCGTGACCAGCGCCGGGAATATATTGACCATCAATGGGGACTATGCGGGTAATGGCGGTACGCTTTCGCTGGGCACCGTTCTCGGCGGCGACAACAGCCTGACGGATAAGCTGGTGATTACCGGCAACGCGACCGGCACGACCTATGTGCATGTTAACAATGAGAATGGCTCAGGAGCCTTGCTGCATGAAGGGATTAAAATTATTGAGACCGGCAGTTCAACGCCAGAGGCCTTTGTGCAACGAGGTCGTATCGTGGCGGGAAGCTATGAATATCACGTGAAGCAGGGAACGGCTGCCGGCAGTGACAGGAATAACTGGTATTTAACCCATTTGGCGGATACGCCTGTTCCTGATGATTCCCCTGATGTCATTGATAACGATCGGCCTGCGCCGGGCGACCCCTCGGATGCGGTCAACCTCTATCGCCCTGAGGGGGGAAGCTATGCCAGCAACCTGGCGGCAGCGAATACGCTGTTTAACACCCGACTGCAGGACCGTCAGGGAGGTTCCTGGTATACCGACCCTGCTACCGGGGAACGGCATATGACCAGTCTGTGGCTGCGTACGTCAGGCGGGCACAGCAAGGGGCGGATGTCGGACGATCAGAACACATCGTCTTCTAACCGCGTTGTTGTGCAGATCGGCGGCGCGTTGTTGCAGGGGAGTGTGAACGGCACGGATGGCTATCAGTTGGGCGTAATGGCAGGCTATGGTAAGCAGGATAACGACATCCATAACAGCCTGTCAGGCTACGATTCTCGTGGTGAGGTGAGCGGCTACAGCGCGGGTCTGTACGGAACCTGGTATCAGAACGCCGTGGATAAAACCGGCCTGTATGTCGATTCATGGGTACTCTATAACTGGTTTGACAATACGGTTAAAGGTGATGAGATTGCTCAGGAAAGCTATAAAAGCAAGGGGCTGACGGCGTCGCTGGAATCGGGTTACGCCTTCCATCTGGGGTCATTCATGGCAGCAGACGACATAGAAAGCAACGTGTATCTTCGCCCACAGGCACAGGTCACCTGGATGGGGGTGAAAGCTAACGACCATACAGAGAAAAACGGCACGCGGGTTCAGGGGCAGGGCGACAACAATATTCAGACCCGTCTGGGCATGCGTCTTTACGTCAATGGTAAAAGCGCTGCGGAAAAAGGAACCGTACGCGAGTTTGAACCCTTTATCGAGGCGAACTGGATACACAACTCGAAGCAGTACGGTGTCAGGATGAATGACACGAGCACCTCCCTGCAGGGAAGTCGAAACGTCGGTGAAGTGAAGGTGGGCGTCGAGGGGCGGTTGACCCGGGACCTGAGCGTCTGGGGCAACGTTGCGCAACAAATGGGTCATAACGGTTTTCGCGATACGAGCGGCGTGCTGGGAATCAAATACCAGTTCTAG